The Pseudoalteromonas translucida KMM 520 genome segment CATGATGCAAAAAAGTGTGATGTCGCAAGTACAAATAGGGCGTGTGTACGCTAAAAAATGGCCAATGCGAAAAGAATTAGCCCCTTTGTTTGCTGAGTTTAAAGTAATAAAGGCGACAGAGTTGGCGATTACGGTAATGCCAATATTAGCCATGCTAACGTTATTTTTTCAGTTAAATTATCTTGGCTCTGACTTTTTACCGCAAGCAATTGCAAGCGCGCTTTTTTTTATATCGCTCCCTTTACAAGGTTTGTTATGGTTAGGAAAACGAGCGCAAACCGAGTTAGAGCCTGCTATGCAACGTTGGTATAACGAGCTTTATGCTAAAATGGTGGCTAATGGCTATCAAGCACAGCGCAGCGAAAAAAAGCCCCGTTACTTGGAGCTTGAAGAATTACTTAACGATATGTTTGATAAAATGGACAAAACGTTCACTAAAGAGCAATTTTAAGCGCCTGTTGCCTTTATATATGCGCAACAGCTACGCTTTTGTCTCTTGTAAATTGTGTAATATAAAACGATAAGGTGACACTGTGCTCACCTTTTCCTTCGAGCGCTAGCCAGTGCTCGGGTCTGAACTTCCACGCGAATGGTGTCATCATTATTAAGTTTTTAACGTCACTAAAGTTCAAGGTTACTTGCTCTGTGATGAGTGTTTGCGACGTTTGTGTAAACATTGCAGGTACTTCTATGTGTGTATGTTCATTAACACTTGAGTAAATATACTCTTTTAACTCTTTTAAATGCTGAGGTCCGGGGCTTGCCACTACGAGAGTTGAACCGGGTTTAGCAAGTCTTGCTAGTTCTTGAGTAAATAATGGTGCGAATACACTGACCAATACATCGGCAAAGTAGCTTTTAAAAGGTGCTTGGCTAATGGATGCCACGCTAAAGTGGCAATTGCTATAGCGTTTTGCCGCATATTTTACCGCCGCCTTCGATATATCAACTCCGTACACAGTGGCTTGAGTATTATTAGCTAAAGCTTGGGTGTAAAACCCTTCACCACACCCTAAATCAATAATATTATTAGCTGCTATATTACTAATAATTTGGCCAAGTTCGTGCTGTAAAAAAGCATAATAGTTGCGCTCTAAAAAAGCGCGCCTAGCTTGCACCATTTCTAATGAGTCACCAGGTTGTTTTGAGTTTTTTTGCTGTACAGGCAATAAATTTACATAGCCTTCTTTTGCAAAGTCAAAACTATGGTTGTTTTCACAGCGAAGCATATTAGCTGTTTTTATTAGTGAGTTGCTACACAGTGGGCAGCTATATTCAAGACTCATGAGCCTAGGTAGTCCTTATCGTAAAAAGTTTTTACCCAATGTGGGCGATAAGTGATCATAATTGTAATAGCCATACCGTTTAACATGGCCTCTGGCAGCCAAATAATAGCGCTTAAGTAAACGTAATTATCTGCTAATTGTTGCCAGCTATACTGACCAATAGCAAGATAAAATAATGCCCCTAAAGCTATTTTTATACAGGCGATAAACCCAGCCGTAATAAACGCACATACAAATATATAAACAAAAAAGTGGCGCGGTAAATACTGATAACTAACAATAAAAGCCAAGTAGCTCAATAAAATAGGGATAAATGCGCCAATAAGCAATTGCACTGGCAGTAACTCAAACTCAATTAAACCAAATGCGGCTAATAGCGCCGTTGCCAGAACACTACTTAAAATAGTTAAACGCCAACCGAGAATAAGTGTAGCTGCAGTAATACCTAAAATATGTAAATCAAGGCCCGTTAAAATGCCTGCTTTAATGCGCCATAAAACAGCAAACACCAGCGCACATGCAAGTACCCCAGTTTGGCGTATGGGTACTTTGTAGAGTGCTTTATAGGTCGCTTTATCAATACTAAATAAGCTTATAGCGATTACAAGGGCCCAAAGTAGCCCTTGCATTGGGAGGCTAAGCATTAGGTTATTTAAATTCAGACCAAATAGGGGCGTGATCCGATGGCTTTTCGATGCCACGTAATTCGTAATCTATACCTGTGTCTATACAACGCGCGGCTAGCTCATGTGTTGCAAGTACAACATCAATTCGCAGGCCTCGGTTATCTAAAAACCCTTTTGAGCGGTAGTCAAACCACGAGTATTGATCGCTGGTTTCTGGGTTTTGCTCTCTAAAGGTGTCTTTAAAACCCCAGTTAAGTAATGTTGCCAGCCATTCACGCTCTATTGGTTGAAAAGAACATTTACCGGTTTTTAACCAACGTTTAGCATTTACTTCGCCAATACCTATATCTAGGCTGGTAGGTGAAATATTAATATCGCCCATTACAATCACGTCTTCATCGGGAGTATGATTTGTTTGCAGGTGAGTCATTAAATCTTTATAAAACTGACGTTTATATGGGAACTTGGTTTCGTGATTAATGTTTTCACCTTGCGGGAAGTAACCATTCATTACCGTTAAATCACGGCCATTGTCTTGCTCTACGGTAACACTGATCATGCGTTTTTGTGATTCTTCAGTATCAGTGGCAAAACCTTTAAATACCGATTTAGGTTCTTTTTTGCATAACATAGCTACGCCGTAATGGGCTTTTTGGCCATGATAATAAACGTGATATCCCATTTTTTGTACATCTTCTAGTGGGAACGCTTCGTCATGAACTTTAATTTCTTGTAGGCCAATAATATCGGGTTGATGTTTGTCGATAATAGCTTGTAATTGATGAAGACGCGCACGCAGACCATTGATATTGAAAGAAATCACTTTCATAGCATATACCTTAAA includes the following:
- the xthA gene encoding exodeoxyribonuclease III, which produces MKVISFNINGLRARLHQLQAIIDKHQPDIIGLQEIKVHDEAFPLEDVQKMGYHVYYHGQKAHYGVAMLCKKEPKSVFKGFATDTEESQKRMISVTVEQDNGRDLTVMNGYFPQGENINHETKFPYKRQFYKDLMTHLQTNHTPDEDVIVMGDINISPTSLDIGIGEVNAKRWLKTGKCSFQPIEREWLATLLNWGFKDTFREQNPETSDQYSWFDYRSKGFLDNRGLRIDVVLATHELAARCIDTGIDYELRGIEKPSDHAPIWSEFK
- the yfbV gene encoding terminus macrodomain insulation protein YfbV, producing MQKSVMSQVQIGRVYAKKWPMRKELAPLFAEFKVIKATELAITVMPILAMLTLFFQLNYLGSDFLPQAIASALFFISLPLQGLLWLGKRAQTELEPAMQRWYNELYAKMVANGYQAQRSEKKPRYLELEELLNDMFDKMDKTFTKEQF
- a CDS encoding putative RNA methyltransferase; translated protein: MSLEYSCPLCSNSLIKTANMLRCENNHSFDFAKEGYVNLLPVQQKNSKQPGDSLEMVQARRAFLERNYYAFLQHELGQIISNIAANNIIDLGCGEGFYTQALANNTQATVYGVDISKAAVKYAAKRYSNCHFSVASISQAPFKSYFADVLVSVFAPLFTQELARLAKPGSTLVVASPGPQHLKELKEYIYSSVNEHTHIEVPAMFTQTSQTLITEQVTLNFSDVKNLIMMTPFAWKFRPEHWLALEGKGEHSVTLSFYITQFTRDKSVAVAHI
- a CDS encoding energy-coupling factor ABC transporter permease; this translates as MLSLPMQGLLWALVIAISLFSIDKATYKALYKVPIRQTGVLACALVFAVLWRIKAGILTGLDLHILGITAATLILGWRLTILSSVLATALLAAFGLIEFELLPVQLLIGAFIPILLSYLAFIVSYQYLPRHFFVYIFVCAFITAGFIACIKIALGALFYLAIGQYSWQQLADNYVYLSAIIWLPEAMLNGMAITIMITYRPHWVKTFYDKDYLGS